A window from Triticum aestivum cultivar Chinese Spring chromosome 6D, IWGSC CS RefSeq v2.1, whole genome shotgun sequence encodes these proteins:
- the LOC123143772 gene encoding eukaryotic initiation factor 4A-like → MAGMAPEGSQFDAKQYDSKMTELLNQGDTGEFFTSYDEVHESFDDMGLQENLLRGIYAYGFEKPSAIQQRGIVPFCKGLDVIQQAQSGTGKTATFCSGILQQLDYGLVECQALVLAPTRELAQQIEKVMRALGDYLGVKVHACVGGTSVREDQRILASGVHVVVGTPGRVFDMLRRQSLRPDNIKMFVLDEADEMLSRGFKDQIYDIFQLLPSKIQVGVFSATMPPEALEITRKFMNKPVRILVKRDELTLEGIKQFYVNVEKEEWKLDTLCDLYETLAITQSVIFVNTRRKVDWLTDKMRGRDHTVSATHGDMDQNTRDIIMREFRSGSSRVLITTDLLARGIDVQQVSLVINYDLPTQPENYLHRIGRSGRFGRKGVAINFVTREDERMLFDIQKFYNVVIEELPANVADLL, encoded by the exons ATGGCAGGAATGGCACCAGAGGGTTCCCAGTTTGATGCTAAGCAGTATGACAGCAAGATGACCGAGTTACT GAACCAAGGTGACACCGGGGAGTTTTTCACCTCGTATGATGAGGTGCACGAAAGTTTTGATGACATGGGCCTCCAAGAGAACCTTCTTAGAGGCATCTACGCTTATG GTTTTGAGAAGCCATCAGCCATTCAGCAAAGAGGAATTGTTCCCTTCTGCAAGGGTCTTGATGTGATTCAGCAAGCTCAGTCTGGAACAGGAAAAACTGCCACCTTCTGTTCTGGAATCTTGCAGCAGCTTGACTATGGATTGGTTGAGTGCCAGGCATTGGTCCTTGCTCCGACCCGTGAGCTTGCACAGCAGATTGAGAAGGTCATGCGTGCTCTTGGTGACTACTTAGGTGTCAAGGTGCATGCATGTGTTGGTGGAACTTCTGTTCGTGAGGACCAAAGGATTCTTGCCAGTGGTGTGCATGTTGTTGTCGGCACACCTGGTCGTGTGTTCGATATGTTGCGCAGGCAATCCCTCCGTCCAGATAACATCAAGATGTTTGTGTTGGATGAAGCTGATGAAATGCTTTCACGTGGTTTCAAGGATCAG ATCTATGATATCTTCCAGCTTCTTCCATCAAAGATTCAGGTTGGGGTGTTCTCAGCAACCATGCCTCCTGAGGCCCTTGAGATAACCCGCAAGTTCATGAACAAGCCTGTGAGGATTCTTGTCAAGAGAGATGAGCTTACCCTTGAGGGTATCAAACAATTCTATGTCAATGTGGAGAAGGAAGAGTGGAAGCTGGATACACTCTGTGACCTGTACGAGACCCTGGCAATTACCCAGAGTGTCATCTTTGTGAACACCCGCCGCAAGGTGGACTGGCTCACCGACAAGATGAGGGGACGGGACCACACTGTCTCTGCCACGCACGGAGATATGGACCAGAACACTAGGGACATCATCATGAGGGAGTTCAGATCTGGATCTTCTCGTGTGCTCATCACCACCGACCTGCTGGCCCGTGGTATTGATGTGCAGCAAGTCTCCCTTGTCATCAACTATGACCTGCCGACTCAGCCTGAGAATTACCTCCATCGCATTGGTCGTAGTGGTCGGTTCGGGAGGAAGGGAGTTGCCATCAACTTTGTCACCCGTGAAGATGAGAGGATGCTGTTCGACATCCAGAAGTTCTACAACGTGGTCATTGAGGAGCTCCCGGCCAATGTCGCTGACCTTCTCTAG